One genomic segment of Hordeum vulgare subsp. vulgare chromosome 2H, MorexV3_pseudomolecules_assembly, whole genome shotgun sequence includes these proteins:
- the LOC123425838 gene encoding uncharacterized protein LOC123425838 isoform X1: MGDATSSHPVPAQSSSDASHGAATGGFIALDVAALSSLAGDGPETRPAAPPASTPRTPRVVRSLSRKGSERKQADGDAATGTTGADVGFDPFVCAGGGVGTGERPPLSPLFVHVAAADEMLNGLRLVNTPGGAGTPGGKSRRLGRRPAPWLDPRRVVFLFATLSSVGTLILLYFTLSMSKMDNAGSGTGADSDAR; this comes from the exons ATGGGGGACGCCACCTCCAGCCATCCC GTTCCTGCACAGTCGAGCTCGGACGCCAGCCACGGCGCCGCGACCGGTGGGTTCATCGCCCTCGACGTCGCCGCCCTCTCGTCGCTGGCCGGCGACGGCCCGGAAACGAGGCCGGCGGCGCCGCCGGCCTCTACCCCGAGGACGCCT AGGGTGGTGAGGTCGCTGTCGAGGAAGGGGTCAGAAAGGAAGCAGGCCGACGGCGACGCCGCCACTGGCACCACAG GCGCTGACGTTGGGTTTGATCCGTTTGTGTGCGCAGGAGGCGGGGTGGGGACGGGCGAGCGGCCCCCGCTGTCCCCGCTCTTCGTCCACGTAGCGGCCGCCGACGAGATGCTCAACGGGCTCCGGCTCGTGAACACGCCGGGGGGCGCCGGCACGCCAGGAGGGAAGTCCAGGCGGCTCGGGCGGCGTCCGGCGCCGTGGCTGGATCCCCGGAGGGTCGTCTTCCTCTTCGCCACGCT GTCCAGCGTGGGGACGCTGATCCTGCTCTACTTCACGCTTTCCATGAGCAAGATGGACAACGCCGGGAGCGGCACGGGAGCCGACAGCGATGCACGGTGA
- the LOC123425838 gene encoding uncharacterized protein LOC123425838 isoform X2: MGDATSSHPVPAQSSSDASHGAATGGFIALDVAALSSLAGDGPETRPAAPPASTPRTPRVVRSLSRKGSERKQADGDAATGTTGGGVGTGERPPLSPLFVHVAAADEMLNGLRLVNTPGGAGTPGGKSRRLGRRPAPWLDPRRVVFLFATLSSVGTLILLYFTLSMSKMDNAGSGTGADSDAR, translated from the exons ATGGGGGACGCCACCTCCAGCCATCCC GTTCCTGCACAGTCGAGCTCGGACGCCAGCCACGGCGCCGCGACCGGTGGGTTCATCGCCCTCGACGTCGCCGCCCTCTCGTCGCTGGCCGGCGACGGCCCGGAAACGAGGCCGGCGGCGCCGCCGGCCTCTACCCCGAGGACGCCT AGGGTGGTGAGGTCGCTGTCGAGGAAGGGGTCAGAAAGGAAGCAGGCCGACGGCGACGCCGCCACTGGCACCACAG GAGGCGGGGTGGGGACGGGCGAGCGGCCCCCGCTGTCCCCGCTCTTCGTCCACGTAGCGGCCGCCGACGAGATGCTCAACGGGCTCCGGCTCGTGAACACGCCGGGGGGCGCCGGCACGCCAGGAGGGAAGTCCAGGCGGCTCGGGCGGCGTCCGGCGCCGTGGCTGGATCCCCGGAGGGTCGTCTTCCTCTTCGCCACGCT GTCCAGCGTGGGGACGCTGATCCTGCTCTACTTCACGCTTTCCATGAGCAAGATGGACAACGCCGGGAGCGGCACGGGAGCCGACAGCGATGCACGGTGA